The Brachybacterium huguangmaarense genome contains a region encoding:
- a CDS encoding universal stress protein, with the protein MKILLAYVPSATAEAAFDFTLQEAKERGASVLVLASEGGADPKKASAVTDDRPLTQRLEESGIDYELRVVPRRDDPADDILAAAESGEIDMVVLGIRKRTPIGKMLLGSTSQRVIMEAPCPVVCVKPKGFVPPSF; encoded by the coding sequence ATGAAGATCCTGCTCGCCTACGTCCCCAGCGCCACCGCCGAGGCGGCGTTCGATTTCACCCTCCAGGAGGCCAAGGAGAGAGGCGCCTCCGTGCTCGTGCTCGCCTCCGAAGGCGGGGCCGACCCCAAGAAGGCCTCGGCCGTGACCGACGACCGTCCGCTCACCCAGCGCCTCGAGGAGTCCGGCATCGACTACGAGCTGCGCGTCGTGCCGCGCCGTGACGACCCGGCCGACGACATCCTCGCGGCCGCGGAGTCGGGCGAGATCGACATGGTGGTCCTCGGCATCCGCAAGCGCACGCCGATCGGCAAGATGCTGCTGGGCTCGACGTCCCAGCGCGTCATCATGGAGGCGCCGTGCCCCGTCGTGTGCGTCAAGCCCAAGGGCTTCGTGCCGCCGAGCTTCTGA
- a CDS encoding LssY C-terminal domain-containing protein, with translation MDRSPRLTPLSRPVPTSAPVYEHPPRPGRRPLRLGLPALFDAVFVVIGLALSLWLAGLYLREGFSLSLVRLLYLVAFWVLLTYIALPRLHQLLTVLYLPDYFIGRTRTSVGVLSDPLNVALEGEETDLHVAMRRAGWVLADERTLGSAWRMVVASVLRRSYEAAPMSDLYLMGRRHDFAYQQEVGGTTAQRHHVRFWRMPEDFVLPGGERVDWLAAGTFDRAVGFSMFTLQITHRIDEQIDLERDYLVDTLRYADPRIPVNVIEDFSTAYHHRNGQGDRLRTDGDLPVIDLRGARERSAGATAVMLPRHRPTGTSVLRSRALEHRGAVSQLRSVARPADGGRRPHTAGSYRSELAGQFHQVLHDVQDAVDNASVHHLPPPTVALVAVVAVVQVLLVAGQWISQLVGHQLGPVLSEAVVLVSDPTALWQATVVGLLGLALVIGVLRRSRWARVLLTALFTADALVRLAGATALLDAPGGEHGALAAAGVSVLVVMAITSDAARAWVLTPRESGSRAALLEPVGDLPGAGELVADGLSERESQRRVEE, from the coding sequence GTGGACCGCTCGCCCCGGCTGACGCCGCTCTCCCGGCCCGTGCCGACGAGCGCACCGGTGTACGAGCATCCGCCGCGTCCGGGACGGCGCCCGCTGCGCCTGGGGCTGCCCGCCCTGTTCGACGCCGTCTTCGTCGTGATCGGGCTCGCGCTGTCGCTGTGGCTCGCAGGCCTCTACCTGCGCGAGGGCTTCTCCCTCTCGCTCGTCCGGCTGCTGTACCTCGTCGCCTTCTGGGTGCTGCTGACCTACATCGCGCTGCCGCGCCTGCACCAGCTGCTGACCGTGCTGTACCTCCCCGACTACTTCATCGGCCGCACACGCACCTCCGTGGGCGTGCTCTCGGACCCGTTGAACGTGGCGCTCGAGGGCGAGGAGACCGACCTGCACGTCGCGATGCGCCGCGCGGGCTGGGTGCTCGCCGACGAGCGCACGCTCGGCTCGGCCTGGCGCATGGTGGTCGCCTCGGTGCTGCGCCGCTCCTACGAGGCCGCGCCGATGTCCGACCTGTACCTCATGGGGCGGCGCCACGACTTCGCCTATCAGCAGGAGGTGGGCGGCACCACCGCGCAGCGCCACCATGTGCGCTTCTGGCGCATGCCCGAGGACTTCGTGCTGCCGGGCGGCGAACGGGTCGACTGGCTCGCCGCGGGCACCTTCGACCGCGCCGTCGGCTTCTCGATGTTCACCCTCCAGATCACCCACCGCATCGACGAGCAGATCGACCTCGAGCGCGACTACCTCGTCGACACCCTGCGCTACGCGGACCCGCGCATCCCCGTGAACGTCATCGAGGACTTCTCGACCGCCTACCACCATCGCAACGGCCAGGGCGACCGGCTGCGCACCGACGGCGACCTCCCCGTGATCGACCTGCGCGGCGCACGGGAGCGCTCGGCGGGGGCCACGGCGGTCATGCTCCCGCGGCACCGCCCCACCGGCACCTCCGTGCTGCGCTCGCGGGCGCTCGAGCACCGCGGCGCCGTCAGCCAGCTGCGCAGTGTCGCCCGTCCCGCCGACGGCGGCCGCCGGCCGCACACCGCGGGCTCGTACCGGTCCGAGCTCGCCGGTCAGTTCCACCAGGTGCTCCACGACGTCCAGGACGCCGTCGACAACGCGAGCGTGCACCATCTGCCGCCGCCCACCGTGGCGCTCGTCGCGGTCGTCGCGGTCGTGCAGGTGCTGCTCGTGGCCGGGCAGTGGATCTCCCAGCTCGTGGGCCACCAGCTGGGCCCCGTGCTCTCCGAGGCCGTCGTGCTCGTCTCCGACCCCACCGCGCTGTGGCAGGCCACCGTGGTGGGGCTGCTCGGCCTCGCCCTCGTGATCGGCGTGCTGCGCCGCAGCCGCTGGGCGCGCGTGCTGCTCACGGCGCTGTTCACGGCCGACGCCCTCGTGCGCCTCGCGGGCGCGACCGCTCTGCTCGACGCCCCGGGCGGGGAGCACGGTGCGCTCGCCGCGGCCGGCGTCTCGGTGCTCGTCGTCATGGCCATCACCTCCGACGCCGCGCGCGCCTGGGTGCTCACCCCGCGCGAGAGCGGCAGCCGTGCCGCCCTGCTGGAGCCGGTCGGCGACCTGCCGGGCGCCGGGGAACTGGTCGCGGACGGGCTCTCGGAGCGGGAGTCGCAGCGTCGCGTCGAGGAGTGA
- a CDS encoding AAA family ATPase produces MGDDVRVLAETHTDVIILGGRSGVGKTSVAAEASRILARADIRHAVIEGDNLDQAHPEPWRQGIDLAERNLAAMWANYRAIGYSRLIFTNTVSVLEIPTLAVTLGTDLRPFGVLLTASDETAAQRLGQREIGSALDEHIERSRQAVARLDAESTAHRVHTDGRSVSDIAREILSVAGWIEPGCAQSGAEFDGAV; encoded by the coding sequence ATGGGCGACGATGTCCGGGTGCTCGCAGAGACCCATACCGATGTCATCATCCTCGGCGGTCGATCGGGGGTCGGCAAGACCTCCGTGGCGGCCGAGGCATCGCGCATCCTGGCACGCGCGGACATCCGGCACGCCGTGATCGAGGGGGACAACCTCGACCAGGCGCATCCGGAGCCGTGGCGACAGGGCATCGACCTCGCGGAGCGGAATCTCGCGGCCATGTGGGCGAACTATCGCGCGATCGGGTACTCACGTCTCATCTTCACCAACACGGTCTCCGTGCTCGAGATCCCCACGCTCGCCGTCACCCTCGGCACCGATCTCCGGCCGTTCGGTGTGCTCCTCACCGCGAGCGACGAGACGGCGGCCCAGCGCCTGGGGCAGCGCGAGATCGGCTCTGCGCTGGACGAGCACATCGAGCGCAGCCGGCAGGCGGTTGCACGACTCGACGCCGAGAGCACCGCGCATCGCGTCCACACGGACGGACGTTCCGTGAGCGACATCGCGCGCGAGATCCTCTCGGTGGCGGGGTGGATCGAGCCTGGCTGTGCGCAGAGTGGCGCCGAGTTCGATGGCGCTGTCTGA
- a CDS encoding M20/M25/M40 family metallo-hydrolase, with protein MNDSLPTTPRELIDALVSLDTTSAAGNRPAIDLLERVFDAAGAEIHRFDEDDPRNANLVVVFPATTEQASGSASEAAADEATRLFVDPEDPSRRGVLIAGHVDCVPVTGQSWTTDPFTPTERDGRLYGRGTADMKSYLAIAAALAPRFQEATRSVPVYVAATWEEETSCDGARRLVEQLESLDIRPAIALVGEPTSMRAVPAHKSMNSLRAEFRGIAAHSSLLPRGLNAIRYAAEFTAFFHREVIDDFRENGPRDEAFPVAWSTGGVNRIDGGNAVNTVPALAEVFLEFRALPEIDIREVVDRIQHRIDEIDAAMREAVPDDPADPAAARSVGASLEPLNLLYGLDGSPDGPAATAAVALGAERTEDKVTYGTEAGIYEHAGMQAVVVGPGDIAQAHGPDEFIDLDQIDRCEEFFTRLLAVVSA; from the coding sequence ATGAACGACTCCCTCCCGACGACCCCTCGCGAGCTCATCGACGCCCTCGTCTCGCTCGACACCACCTCGGCGGCGGGCAACCGCCCCGCGATCGACCTCCTGGAGCGGGTGTTCGACGCCGCGGGCGCCGAGATCCATCGTTTCGACGAGGACGACCCGAGAAACGCCAACCTCGTGGTCGTGTTCCCCGCGACGACCGAGCAGGCCTCCGGCTCCGCGTCGGAGGCGGCGGCGGACGAGGCCACGCGCCTGTTCGTCGATCCGGAGGACCCCTCGCGACGCGGTGTCCTGATCGCCGGGCACGTGGACTGCGTGCCCGTGACCGGGCAGAGCTGGACCACCGACCCGTTCACGCCCACCGAGCGCGACGGCCGTCTGTACGGGCGCGGCACCGCGGACATGAAGTCCTATCTCGCGATCGCGGCCGCCCTCGCCCCCCGGTTCCAGGAGGCCACCCGCAGCGTGCCCGTCTACGTCGCGGCGACCTGGGAGGAGGAGACGAGCTGCGACGGCGCACGCCGCCTCGTCGAGCAGCTCGAGTCCCTCGACATCCGTCCCGCCATCGCCCTCGTCGGCGAGCCCACCTCGATGCGCGCGGTCCCGGCGCACAAGTCGATGAACTCCCTGCGGGCCGAGTTCCGCGGCATCGCCGCCCACTCGAGCCTGCTGCCGCGGGGTCTCAACGCGATCCGCTACGCCGCCGAGTTCACCGCCTTCTTCCACCGCGAGGTGATCGACGACTTCCGGGAGAACGGCCCGCGCGACGAGGCCTTCCCGGTGGCGTGGTCGACCGGCGGCGTGAACCGCATCGACGGCGGCAACGCCGTCAACACGGTGCCCGCGCTCGCCGAGGTGTTCCTCGAGTTCCGGGCGCTGCCCGAGATCGACATCCGCGAGGTGGTCGACCGCATCCAGCACAGGATCGACGAGATCGACGCCGCGATGCGCGAGGCCGTGCCCGACGACCCCGCCGACCCGGCCGCCGCGCGGTCCGTGGGCGCGAGCCTCGAGCCCCTCAACCTGCTCTACGGGCTCGACGGCTCCCCCGACGGCCCCGCCGCGACGGCCGCGGTCGCCCTGGGCGCGGAGCGCACCGAGGACAAGGTCACCTACGGCACCGAGGCCGGCATCTACGAGCACGCGGGCATGCAGGCCGTCGTCGTCGGTCCCGGAGACATCGCCCAGGCCCACGGGCCCGACGAGTTCATCGACCTCGACCAGATCGACCGCTGCGAGGAGTTCTTCACGCGCCTGCTGGCGGTCGTCTCGGCCTGA
- a CDS encoding APC family permease gives MNDAPGNPSPTTDGTADGHLRTDGPIGDVSGDQPELKRAITPKLLLLFIVGDILGTGVYALTGQVAGQVGGAGWLPIIIAFLVAMVSALSYVEMVTKYPQAAGAALYVHKAFGLHFVTFMVTFAVLSSGITSASNSAIFLAENVLKAFRLDESLGEGVATQTATGIALVFLCLVACINMRGVSESVKLNVVLTLIELSGLALVLIIGFLAIGRGDADFSRVIIFESPEDKSMFMAVIGATALAFFSMVGFEDSVNMAEETVDPAKNFPKMLLGGLSITGVIYVLVSVTAVAVVPIGELTTASTPLLSVVAHGAPDFPIDTIFAFISIFAVANTVLINMMMASRLLYGMAKQGVLPGFLSGVLKGRRTPYAGVLFSTGLAIVLVLVVRYVLAEKTIAALGGTTALLLLAVFGMVNIAVLVLRKDPGEPGHFRTPTVLPFIGAITSFLLVTPLAQPTQNYVIAGGLLAVGLVLYVITYLYNAAVRGRTTRFRHPDDIGRD, from the coding sequence ATGAACGACGCTCCCGGAAACCCTTCCCCGACGACCGACGGCACCGCCGACGGCCACCTCCGCACCGACGGGCCGATCGGCGACGTCTCCGGCGACCAGCCCGAGCTCAAGCGGGCGATCACGCCCAAGCTGCTGCTGCTGTTCATCGTCGGCGACATCCTCGGCACCGGCGTCTACGCGCTGACCGGCCAGGTCGCCGGGCAGGTGGGCGGCGCCGGCTGGCTGCCGATCATCATCGCGTTCCTGGTCGCGATGGTCAGCGCCCTCTCCTACGTCGAGATGGTCACCAAGTACCCGCAGGCCGCGGGCGCCGCCCTCTACGTGCACAAGGCGTTCGGCCTGCACTTCGTCACGTTCATGGTGACGTTCGCGGTGCTGTCCTCGGGCATCACCTCGGCCTCCAACAGCGCGATCTTCCTCGCGGAGAACGTGCTCAAGGCCTTCCGCCTCGACGAGAGCCTCGGCGAGGGCGTCGCGACGCAGACCGCGACGGGCATCGCGCTCGTGTTCCTGTGCCTCGTGGCCTGCATCAACATGCGCGGCGTCTCCGAGTCGGTCAAGCTCAACGTGGTCCTGACCCTCATCGAGCTGTCCGGCCTCGCGCTCGTCCTGATCATCGGCTTCCTGGCCATCGGCCGCGGCGACGCCGACTTCTCCCGCGTCATCATCTTCGAGTCCCCCGAGGACAAGAGCATGTTCATGGCGGTGATCGGCGCGACCGCCCTCGCGTTCTTCTCGATGGTCGGCTTCGAGGACTCGGTCAACATGGCCGAGGAGACCGTCGACCCCGCCAAGAACTTCCCCAAGATGCTGCTGGGCGGCCTGTCGATCACGGGCGTGATCTACGTGCTGGTCTCCGTCACGGCCGTCGCCGTGGTCCCGATCGGCGAGCTCACCACAGCGTCCACCCCGCTGCTGTCCGTGGTCGCCCACGGCGCCCCGGACTTCCCGATCGACACGATCTTCGCGTTCATCTCGATCTTCGCCGTGGCCAACACGGTGCTCATCAACATGATGATGGCCTCCCGCCTGCTGTACGGCATGGCCAAGCAGGGCGTCCTGCCCGGCTTCCTGAGCGGCGTCCTCAAGGGCCGTCGCACCCCGTACGCGGGCGTCCTGTTCTCGACCGGGCTCGCGATCGTGCTCGTGCTCGTCGTGCGCTACGTGCTCGCGGAGAAGACGATCGCCGCCCTCGGCGGCACCACGGCGCTGCTCCTGCTGGCCGTGTTCGGCATGGTCAACATCGCGGTCCTCGTCCTGCGCAAGGATCCGGGCGAGCCGGGGCACTTCCGCACCCCGACGGTGCTGCCGTTCATCGGGGCGATCACGTCGTTCCTGCTCGTCACCCCGCTGGCCCAGCCCACCCAGAACTACGTGATCGCGGGCGGTCTGCTGGCCGTCGGCCTCGTGCTGTACGTCATCACGTACCTGTACAACGCCGCCGTGCGCGGACGCACGACGCGATTCCGCCACCCGGACGACATCGGCCGCGACTGA
- a CDS encoding MFS transporter, whose translation MVEGHDGQIPFHELPDRRTIRKAVAASAMGNATEWYDYGAYAVVSVYIAQHFFPPGSASALFWTFAFLAISFVARPFGGFVWGPLGDRIGRKHVLALTIILMSAATFLIGVLPTYESVGVLAPILLAVLRLVQGFSTGGEYGGAATFMAEYAPDKRRGRYGSFLEFGTLGGFALGTVVVLTLQAVLGEDAMMDWGWRLPFFVALPLGAIGLYLRSRLEDTPVFQELEDEGEAQESAVGGLKNLLREYWRPILTMSGLVIPLNIVNYTLLTYMPAYLETKIGLAQDRSLIVVLIGQLAMMALIPFCGGLSDRIGRKKMWAFSLIGLLLLALPMYMLMGVSFALAILAFAVLGLVYIPQLSTISATFPAMFPAQVRFAGFAVTYNVVTSIFGGTAAMINEGVVSATGFLEFPAVYMMASCMIGIIALFTLKETAGASLHGTEIPESEPSDYGAEAVAAEGEALDATGR comes from the coding sequence ATCGTCGAGGGCCACGACGGGCAGATCCCCTTCCACGAGCTGCCGGACCGCCGCACGATCCGCAAGGCCGTGGCCGCCTCGGCGATGGGCAACGCGACCGAGTGGTACGACTACGGCGCCTACGCCGTGGTCAGCGTGTACATCGCCCAGCACTTCTTCCCGCCGGGGAGCGCGAGCGCCCTGTTCTGGACGTTCGCCTTCCTCGCCATCTCGTTCGTCGCCCGCCCCTTCGGCGGCTTCGTGTGGGGCCCGCTCGGCGACCGCATCGGGCGCAAGCACGTCCTCGCGCTCACGATCATCCTGATGTCGGCCGCGACGTTCCTCATCGGCGTGCTGCCCACCTACGAGAGCGTGGGGGTGCTCGCGCCGATCCTGCTGGCCGTGCTGCGGCTCGTCCAGGGCTTCTCCACGGGCGGCGAGTACGGCGGCGCCGCGACGTTCATGGCCGAGTACGCGCCCGACAAGAGGCGCGGCCGCTACGGCAGCTTCCTCGAGTTCGGCACCCTGGGCGGCTTCGCCCTCGGCACCGTCGTGGTGCTGACCCTGCAGGCCGTGCTTGGCGAGGACGCGATGATGGACTGGGGCTGGCGCCTGCCGTTCTTCGTGGCCCTCCCGCTCGGCGCGATCGGCCTCTACCTGCGCTCGCGCCTCGAGGACACGCCTGTCTTCCAGGAGCTCGAGGACGAGGGTGAGGCCCAGGAGAGCGCCGTCGGCGGCCTGAAGAATCTGCTGCGCGAGTACTGGCGGCCGATCCTCACCATGTCCGGACTGGTGATCCCGCTGAACATCGTGAACTACACGCTGCTGACGTACATGCCGGCCTACCTCGAGACCAAGATCGGCCTGGCCCAGGACCGCTCGCTGATCGTGGTGCTCATCGGACAGCTCGCCATGATGGCGCTGATCCCGTTCTGCGGCGGCCTGTCCGACCGCATCGGGCGCAAGAAGATGTGGGCGTTCTCCCTGATCGGCCTGCTCCTGCTCGCCCTGCCGATGTACATGCTCATGGGCGTGAGCTTCGCGCTCGCGATCCTCGCCTTCGCGGTGCTGGGCCTCGTGTACATCCCGCAGCTCTCGACGATCTCCGCGACGTTCCCGGCGATGTTCCCCGCGCAGGTGCGGTTCGCGGGCTTCGCCGTCACCTACAACGTCGTGACCTCGATCTTCGGCGGCACCGCCGCGATGATCAACGAGGGCGTCGTGAGCGCGACCGGGTTCCTCGAGTTCCCGGCCGTCTACATGATGGCCTCGTGCATGATCGGCATCATCGCCCTGTTCACGCTCAAGGAGACCGCGGGCGCCTCCCTGCACGGCACCGAGATCCCCGAGTCCGAGCCGTCGGACTACGGCGCCGAGGCCGTCGCGGCCGAGGGAGAGGCGCTCGACGCGACGGGGCGGTGA
- a CDS encoding sodium:proton antiporter — protein MTFPAWTVAPFLLMLAAIAIAPLVPALARLWDRPRNQLVYALVLGLPVAIGVLVAGEGHLVTHALVEYAQFIVLLFVLFVVAGGIFLSGDIRATPRTNSTFLAIGAVLASFIGTTGAAMLLIRPLLNTNAERKHVAHTVVFAIFMVANCGGLLTPLGDPPLFLGMLRGVPFAWTFSLLPQWLFVNALLLITYYCLDRRLVAREAPEDVEIDRANVTPLRLVGGSSVVAFVVIILTVAFVPSVDATELAEGHLHGWGLVPWREIVMLAVAAASFHLGDKRVRYEDNRFSFAPIAEVAALFIGIFLTMIPALEVLRNVAPRLPLNEVTLFVFTGGLSSVLDNAPTYATFFEMASQLPGAPRVAGVPESMLVAISLGAVLCGALTYIGNGPNFMVKSVAESQGVVMPTFGGYVRRAFFNLAPVLLALLLLFIAEPIWAKVLGALLTVAILVRAIVLARWGHHTAPTPDEAESLRGARTGPEPDGPKHTGAIPVVDADGDDPTTTEAHA, from the coding sequence ATGACCTTTCCGGCCTGGACCGTCGCGCCCTTCCTCCTGATGCTCGCGGCGATCGCGATCGCTCCTCTCGTCCCTGCCCTCGCCAGGCTCTGGGATCGCCCGCGCAACCAGCTCGTCTACGCGCTCGTGCTCGGCCTCCCCGTGGCCATCGGGGTGCTCGTCGCCGGCGAGGGACATCTGGTCACGCACGCCCTCGTCGAGTACGCCCAGTTCATCGTGCTGCTGTTCGTGCTGTTCGTCGTCGCGGGCGGGATCTTCCTGAGCGGAGACATCCGCGCCACCCCGCGCACCAACAGCACGTTCCTGGCGATCGGCGCGGTGCTCGCGAGCTTCATCGGCACCACCGGAGCCGCGATGCTGCTGATCCGGCCGCTGCTGAACACCAACGCCGAGCGCAAGCACGTCGCGCACACCGTCGTGTTCGCGATCTTCATGGTGGCCAACTGCGGCGGCCTGCTGACCCCCCTCGGCGACCCGCCGCTGTTCCTCGGCATGCTGCGCGGCGTGCCCTTCGCGTGGACGTTCTCGCTGCTGCCCCAGTGGCTGTTCGTCAACGCGCTGCTGCTCATCACGTACTACTGCCTCGACCGGCGCCTCGTGGCCCGGGAGGCACCCGAGGACGTCGAGATCGACCGCGCGAACGTGACGCCGCTGCGGCTCGTCGGCGGCTCCTCGGTCGTCGCCTTCGTCGTGATCATCCTGACGGTCGCGTTCGTGCCGTCGGTCGACGCGACCGAGCTCGCCGAGGGGCACCTGCACGGCTGGGGTCTCGTGCCGTGGCGCGAGATCGTGATGCTCGCGGTCGCGGCGGCCTCGTTCCACCTGGGCGACAAACGGGTGCGCTACGAGGACAACCGCTTCTCGTTCGCGCCGATCGCCGAGGTCGCCGCCCTGTTCATCGGCATCTTCCTGACCATGATCCCCGCGCTCGAGGTGCTGCGGAACGTCGCCCCGCGGCTGCCGCTGAACGAGGTCACGCTGTTCGTCTTCACGGGCGGCCTCAGCTCCGTGCTCGACAACGCCCCCACGTATGCGACCTTCTTCGAGATGGCCTCGCAGCTGCCGGGCGCGCCGCGCGTCGCGGGAGTGCCCGAGTCGATGCTCGTCGCGATCTCGCTCGGCGCGGTGCTGTGCGGCGCCCTCACCTACATCGGCAACGGCCCCAACTTCATGGTCAAGTCCGTCGCCGAGTCCCAGGGTGTCGTGATGCCGACCTTCGGCGGCTACGTGCGCCGCGCGTTCTTCAACCTCGCGCCCGTGCTGCTGGCGCTGCTGCTCCTGTTCATCGCCGAGCCGATCTGGGCCAAGGTCCTCGGCGCCCTTCTCACCGTCGCGATCCTCGTGCGCGCCATCGTGCTGGCCCGCTGGGGGCACCACACGGCCCCCACGCCCGATGAGGCGGAGAGTCTGCGGGGCGCACGCACGGGGCCCGAGCCCGACGGTCCCAAGCACACCGGTGCCATCCCCGTCGTGGACGCGGATGGCGACGACCCGACCACCACGGAGGCCCACGCATGA
- the nhaA gene encoding Na+/H+ antiporter NhaA codes for MSDSRSPVSNPARTRTILARGTYREYRRIEQIITAESTGGLILLVATLAALVLANSPADSAYFALRDVHLGHDVGPIHLDLSIGHWAADGLLAVFFFLAGLELKQEFVAGDLRDPGTALVPVVAAAGGVAVPAIIFTVINLFGPAEALGGWAIPAATDIAFAVAVLAVLAKNLPAALRTFLLTLAIVDDLIAILIIAIFYTSDLRLGFLAIAVIPIVVYRLLATRAESLFRISYAAAWYLLLPLGLITWVLFYNSGIHATIAGVVLAFMVPVRPRSRLGADHSLAQTFEHRFRPLSSGFAVPVFAFFSAGVAVGGLSGLLEAWQSTVALGVIVGLVFGKIAGILGSTFLVTRLRRANLDPDIRWGDLLGVAAVAGIGFTVSLLVTELSFAADDPLHDQAKIGVLTASVLAAVLGAAILGPRSRRYAKIAAAERVDADDDGVPDVFAPDEDAPTTR; via the coding sequence ATGAGCGATTCGCGCTCCCCCGTCTCGAACCCCGCCCGCACCCGCACGATCCTCGCGCGCGGCACCTATCGCGAGTACCGCCGCATCGAGCAGATCATCACCGCCGAGAGCACGGGCGGCCTGATCCTGCTGGTGGCGACGCTCGCCGCCCTGGTCCTGGCCAACTCCCCCGCGGACTCCGCCTACTTCGCGCTGCGGGACGTGCATCTGGGGCACGACGTCGGTCCGATCCACCTGGACCTGTCGATCGGCCACTGGGCCGCCGACGGGCTGCTGGCCGTCTTCTTCTTCCTCGCCGGACTCGAGCTCAAGCAGGAGTTCGTCGCGGGCGATCTGCGGGACCCCGGCACGGCGCTCGTGCCCGTCGTCGCGGCCGCGGGGGGTGTCGCGGTGCCAGCGATCATCTTCACCGTCATCAACCTGTTCGGCCCCGCCGAGGCCCTCGGCGGGTGGGCGATCCCTGCCGCGACCGACATCGCCTTCGCCGTCGCCGTGCTCGCGGTGCTCGCCAAGAACCTCCCGGCGGCCCTGCGCACGTTCCTGCTCACGCTCGCGATCGTCGACGACCTCATCGCGATCCTCATCATCGCGATCTTCTACACGTCCGATCTGCGACTGGGGTTCCTCGCGATCGCGGTCATCCCGATCGTCGTCTACCGCCTACTGGCCACGCGCGCCGAGTCCCTGTTCCGCATCTCCTACGCCGCCGCCTGGTACCTCCTGCTGCCGCTGGGCCTCATCACCTGGGTGCTGTTCTACAACTCCGGGATCCACGCGACGATCGCGGGCGTCGTGCTCGCCTTCATGGTCCCGGTCCGCCCGCGGTCGCGACTGGGCGCGGACCACTCCCTCGCCCAGACCTTCGAGCACCGCTTCCGGCCCCTGTCCTCGGGGTTCGCGGTGCCCGTCTTCGCGTTCTTCAGCGCCGGGGTCGCGGTGGGCGGTCTCAGCGGACTGCTCGAGGCGTGGCAGTCCACGGTCGCGCTCGGCGTGATCGTCGGCCTCGTGTTCGGCAAGATCGCCGGGATCCTCGGGTCCACGTTCCTCGTCACGCGCCTGCGCCGTGCGAACCTCGACCCGGACATCCGCTGGGGCGACCTGCTGGGCGTGGCCGCCGTCGCGGGCATCGGGTTCACGGTCTCGCTGCTCGTGACCGAGCTGAGCTTCGCGGCGGACGACCCGCTGCACGACCAGGCCAAGATCGGTGTGCTCACCGCCTCCGTGCTGGCGGCCGTGCTCGGCGCGGCCATCCTGGGGCCGCGCAGCCGCCGCTACGCGAAGATCGCGGCCGCCGAGCGGGTCGACGCCGACGACGACGGCGTGCCCGACGTGTTCGCCCCGGACGAGGACGCGCCGACGACGAGGTGA